GTTGCATTGACCCTATCCACCCTTGAGAAGCGGAGGCCCCTCGGAGCCCAGGCGCGTAGGAAGGGTTGGGTCGGATGTAACATTCTGCTGACGAATATTCCATCGGATGCGAGAATCCTTCTCGTTTCGGAGGGGAACATTCTCGTTCCTTGTCGCGCGCGCGAGCTATATGAAAGGCTCAGACCATTGGAAGGTTGGCCTCACTACAGGCGGGGCTGGACGCTCGACGTGCTCAACTTGGTTCGGTCACTGGGGCGGTCTCGCTTCACGCTTGCAGACGTGTACGCGCGCAGCCTTCTGCTCCAGCGCCTGTACCCTCGCAACCGCCATGTTCGGGAGAAGATTCGGCAGCAATTGCAACGTTTGCGAGATTTGGGCCTCGTGGAATTTGAAGGGCGAGGCAGGTACACACTCAAGGCCCAAGACAGCGGATAGAAGTTAATAGAAAACTTCCACCGATCTGCTGCCCCCGGTCTCAATGCTGCGGCCAATTGCAGGCGGATAAAACTCAATGTCGGCCGAGTGTCCCAGACCCTGAATGCGCGAAAGCGCTGCGCTCTCCGGGTCGGACCCGTCCATTACTTCGATTTCCGCTACCAAGAGCAGTTTGACTCGCATTCTTTCAGCCTCCAACAGTTAGTTTCCGTTACCACCTTATCGGCCATTTCGATCGCGCGCATTAAGGGCGCGCCGCAAGCGTTGTATGCCCTGTGATTCACCGCCGCCCGAGCCGATAATCTCTTCCGATTGGGACACGCACGCCCAAAAGAACCCGCTCAAGCTCTTCCAGTGCGGACGGGAAATCCTTTTCAAGGATCGCGGCAGCGTGCGACACAAACTTGATGTCGAATCCCTTCTTTTCTAGCTCCTCTAAAAGCATTCTGCCTATGGCTCCGTGAAAGACAGCAGCACATGATATCACGACTCAAGCGGCGAACCGCGGTACCGGGCCTGAACCATGTGCTTTACACAGATTTTGAATTCACGGACTCACGCCTGGAAAAGCGATGCGGTCACTTGTAACTTGCTTTGTTACGTCTTGCTAGGGTGGTGCTTGGGTCTTGCGTCTTGCAATTGGGCGGCAGGCGAACACCGCGATATAACGTGCAAATTTATATATCTCATCGGCCAGAAATGCAAAGAAAATTACGAAAAAGGGATCTCCTGGTAAATGCTGGGATTCTTCGCTGCGCTCAGAATGACAGGATTGGGGGTGACACGGTGAAGGCCCGGAGGGCCGACAGACTTTAGCCCATCCCGCCTTGCGGGATGGGAGAACGAACGCCCACCCCACGCCCCAACCCTCTCCCGGCGGGAGAGGGGGGACCGCGGAGCGGCGGGTGTGAAGCCTATTCCCAGGGCTTGCGCCCTTGGCTAAAATCTTCCGCCCCTGGCGGGGCTGCAAGAACCGGCGGTGGGAATGGTTTGTAGGGGAGCCCTCCGGGCTCCCGCGCAGTCCAGCTCAGGCAAAAAACGGGAGGGCAAAGCCCTCCCCTACGAAAAACCTTCCCTTCAATCACCCGATCAAAAATCGGTCATTCGCCAATTTCTCAAACCACCCCTCACCCGCCCCGACGTACCTCCGGCACCCTCTGCCCGTTAGAAGGGCAGTGATGAGTGATAAGTGACGAGTGACGAGGGAAAGCAATTACGAATTACAAATTGCGAATTACGGGTGACGAAAAACGGGTTCGGGTTTACGGGCAGCGGGTTCCGCGACCGGGCGGATCAGGCGAAGACGAGGCGCCCTTTGGGTTGGGGGATGGGACGCCCCAGTTTCCTGGCCGCCTCGATCCACTCCTGGATGACGACTTCAACGCTGGCGAGGGCTTCCCGGTAGGTTTTTCCGTCGGCGGCGCAGCCGGGAAGCTCGGGAACCTCGGCGATGAAAGCCTGATCCTCTTCGCTCCAGTATAGGATCACTTCATACCTCGGTTTTGACATTCAGCTCGCCTCCCATTCGGTATTTCAGTATAACATGGCGGACCTGCTTCACTTGATACGGTTTCGCCTTGTTACCCCTGGGCTGCAGGTTCAGAATCTCGTCCACTCCATCGCGGGAGAAGATGTGGTGACTCCCTCGAATCCGCTCGCTGAACCCAAGGCCTTGCAGTACGCGCCGCAAATCATCGAAGAAAATATTGGCGTCAGAGGTTCCGCGCAGAATCTTTTCAAGGGTCTTCTTCGCCGCCAACCGTCTCTCCTCCTGCAAGTGCGCATCGGTCGCACCTCCTGCAATCTGTGGGGCCGACGATAACCGCAATACAGCGTGCCAATATATAAAGCTTATCGGCTTGAAATGCAAAGAAAATTACGAAAAAGGCTCTCCCGGTAAATGCTGGGATTCCTCGACGGGCTCAGAATGACGGGATTGGGGGTAACGCGGTTTTTAAGGCCCGGAGGGCCGACAGACTTTAGCCCATCCCGCCTTGCGGGATGGGAGAACGAATGCCGTCCCCTCACCCCGGCCCTCTCGCGGCGGGAGAGGGGGGATCCCGCCGTGGCGGGATGGGAATGGCCTGTTCCCAGGGCTTGCGCCCGGGGCTAAAATCTTCCGCCCCTCGGCGGGGCTGCAAGACCGGCCGGCGGGAATGGTTTGTAGGGGAGTCCTCCGGGCTCCCGCGCAGTCCAGCTCAGGCAAAAAACGGGAGGGCAAAGCCCTCCCTACGAAAAGCCTTCCCTTCAATCACCCAATCACAACTCGGCCATTCGCCAATTTATCAAAACACCCCTCATCCGGCGTCGTACCTCCGCCACCCTCTCCCCTTTGAGAGGGCTTTGGTTTTGGGGAGGCGTTTCCGGCGCGGATGAATCCGTGCCCTTTCGCCTTGGTTCGTTGGCCGGGGGCACCCGATCGCTCAATGCGGGGGCGGGCGTCAGTGAGTCCCGAAGCCGACCTGCACTAGAACGCGAACAGGAACAGGCTTGCCGTCAACGATGGAGGGTTTAAACCTCCACGTTTGAAGGGTCTGGGCGGCGATGTCATCCAGGCCCATGCCGAGCGGCCGGATGATGGATTCCACTGTGACGTGACCCGTTGCATCAATCACTATGGAAAGAACGACCCATCCTTCAATGTGAGCCATTCGCGCCTCAGGGGTGAAAGGCGGTTCCGGCTTGTAAGTCACTACTGGCGCGGTTACTTTGCGAGTTTTTTCGGGGTTTGTGAAAGCCCCGACTTGGAAAATGGGCGACTTGGGCAATGCCTGTTTGCTGCTTTCGCCCACTGGTTTTTGCGTGGAGGCGGGAATCGCGGACATCTGCTGCTGCACCGGCTTTGGGGATTCCTCGGGGTGATGAAGCAGGTAATCCTTCCAGTAGTCGGGCACGAGAAGCACAGAATTTTCGCTGCCCGTGACAAACACTTTCCCTATGGCCTGCTGGAGAGCGGAAATGCTGGGGGAATCGTGGCCGATAGCGATTTCAACGTCGATGTCTGGACCGAAATAGGGCCGCAGGGCTTGCAGCTTTTTGTCGTACACGAAGTAGAGGCGCTTGCCCTTGATGACGAGGTCGTTGCGTTTGAGCTCGACTCCGGTGCACTGGATGTCGGCGTCGAGCGTCCACGGTCCCGGCTGGCCGCCTTTGATGAGGCGGCCGTCCGCAGAGTAGCGGAGCATCGTGCCGCTATTGGAGGTTCGCAGCACCATGTTCTGGCCCTTGTAAGCTTTTTCGAGAAGCGAGGCGATGAGTTGCCGGTCGGCAGCGCGGAGAGGCGCCGCAACGGCCAGAATCAGGAGCGGCAGCATTGCGCGCGGTGCATGCCTCGCAAAGGCCAGAATGAAGAGTGGGAAGATTGAGCGTTGCACGTGCTTCATGTTGAGGCTCCGTTAATGCCGGACAAATATAGCACGATTCGAGGGGCAGGGCTTTTGCGCCCGCGCGCGGCCCGGGAGCGGCCTGTTGTTTGCGGAATGTCCAGCCGGCGAATCTTCGCTTGCTCGCGCCGCGCAGGGGCGGCGCAGTGGCCATGCGACCTCAAATTTTTTTCAGCGCTGAATGGCCTGATTTGCCGTCTGCGGCATAAGGGATCGCCGCGGCACGTCGACTCGGTGGTGTGGCATGTGGCGCGCAGCGAGCCCACCGCACAAACCCGCTGCCGTCATTGCTCGCCATCATGGAATGGCGGCCCGCTCTCGTATCGCCGGCATCAGTCCGGCACAACGGTCACACCATTGCCTGAGAATTCGAAGGCGCAACAAGGGTAAGATTCCCGCGCTGAGTTTTCCGCGTATCCGATGTGAGCCAAAAGCGTCAGCCGGGTTGAAGGTCGGCGCTGCAAAGGCAACCACGCCCCACCTGATGGCGCTCAGGTCGACTTCAGTAGGCCTCTTTATCTAGGCTAGTTTACGGCTGCAAAAGGCCCCAAATGGGACGGATGGGATTTTCCGGACCTGAAAATCAAAATTTTATAAGTTGTTGAAACCGAACGATTTAATTCAATCCAAAACTTTTTGAAACGGCCCGTTTTCAAAAAGTTGTTCAATACGCGCACAGTGGGTAAAAATTACAATTTGCCGATTTGAAGACGAATTCCTTCACTTCACACCCGAGAGTTTGAACACGTACGTCGCCGCCGGCGAGCCGATCAGGCCTGCGGTCGGCTGCGGCGCCTGGATGCGCATCGTGCCGTCAACCTCGTGCCACTTGAGCTCTGTGCCCAGGCCCAGCAGAGTGACCGTTGCTCCCGAGCCTGGCCGAGGAGCAGCAAGCGTCAGCTCGCTTCCCGGCCAGCCGTAGACGATGGCATAGACGTTACCGTCGCGCTCGGTGTAGCGGACGTTGCCCTCTTCCGCCTGGCGCCATGGCCGGCTGTTGTAGATGGCCTCGCCGTTCAGCTTGAGCCACTGGCCCATCTGCAGCAGCCGCTCCTGCATGATCACCGGGATGCGGCCGTCGGCGGTGGGCCCGATGTCGAGCAGCAGGTTGCCGCCGGTCGAGACGCTGTCTACCAGCAGATGGATGAGCTGCTCCGTGCTCTTGTAATCGGAGGCTGTTTCCATGCGGTTATAGCCGAACGATTTCCCGATGCCCTGGCACTCTTCCCACTTGTGAACGCTGGTGTACGCTATTTGCTGGCCGTGCCGCAGGCCGTACTCCGACGTGTAGAAGCCGCCGTCCACGCCGCGCGTCTCTTTGCCCCAGCGGTCGTTGATGACGACATCATCCTTCACCGGCGAATCGTTAAACAGCCACGCCAGAAAATCCGTGGAGTGCCAGTAGGAACTCGGCTGCTCCCACTCACCGTCGGTCCACAGCACCGAGGGATGGTAGCGCTCCACCAGGTCTTTCATCTGTGGAATCATGTGCTCGGTAACGTAGCTCGGGGAATGCTGAAGATAGAGCGGGTTGTACCATTCGTAGAGCGAGTAGTAGAACCCCATCTTCAGTCCGTGGGCCACAACGGCCTTGCTCAGTTCGCCCGCCAGGTCCTGATGCGGACCCACATCCACGCTGTTCCAGTTCCAGCTTGCCGGACACGGCCACAGGCAAAAGCCTTCGTGATGCTTTGATGTCAGCACTACATACTTTGTTCCGGACTCAGCAAACAGCTCGGCCCACTGGTCGGGATTGAACAACCTGGCTTTGAACTGGCTCGCAAAATCCTGGTACTGGAAGTTCGCACCGTAGTTGCGTACGTGGAAAGCCCACGTCGGGCCGTTCTTGTCGTGCATGTGGTTCCAGTACCACTCGGCGTAAGCCTCGCCGCCCTGGGCGTGCGGGTCCGCGAAGGCCGGGACGGAATAAACTCCCCAGTGGATGAAGATGCCGAACTTGGCCTGGTCATACCATTGCGGAATCGGGCGCTGGTTGAGCGAGGCCCAGTTGGGCTGATAATGAGCATCCTGCGCCCATGCGGCAAACGGAATGGTGCAGAAAAAGGCCACAGCAAGAAGTTTGATTTTCATGCGGGGGATTCTACAACACTCGCGGAAATATGCGAACAGTTTTTGAGGCACACTCCCGGCTGACCTGGCCGGTGCGTCACTACGTCATCAAACCGGTGAAGGGGGCGCGCAGGCAACGCCTCATCAGAATTGCAGCGCCTGATCGAGATCAGCGATCAGGTCAGCGGCTGCTTCAATGCCCACTGACAATCGCACCAGTCCATCGGTGATGCCGATGGCGCGGCGATCTTCCGGCGGCACGGCGCGGTGGCTGGTGGAAGCCGGATGCAAAATCAGCGAGCGCGTATCGCCCAGGCTGGCGGCGCGCGCAAACAGCTTGACGCGGTCCATTACTTGCTTGCCGCCTTCGTAGCCGCCCTTCGCTTCAAAACTGATCATGGCCCCAAAATCGCTCATCTGCTTCTTTGCGACCTCGTGACCGCGATGATGGGGCAAGCCGGGATAGTAGACGTGTTCAACATTGCGATGCGCCGCGAGGAATTCCGCGATCTGCCGGGCGTTCGAGCAGTGGGCAGGCATGCGCAGGTGGAGCGTGCGGATGCCACGCAGAATCAGCCAAGCGTTGAAAGGGCTGATCACGCCTCCGAAGTCGCGAATGACTTCATGGACCAGCAGCGAGATGTAATCGCGCGGACCGATGATGGCTCCGCCCATCGCGTCGCCGTGCCCACAGAGATACTTGGTGGCCGAATGGACCGACACTGTGGCTCCCATCCGCAGCGGCTGTTGAAGCGCGGGCGAGGCAAACGTGTTGTCCAGCATGGTGGGGATTCCGCGGGCGAGGCCCAGGGCAGCGACGGCGGCGATGTCCACCACTTCCAGCACAGGGTTGCTGGGTGTTTCAAAATAGATCAGGCGCGTATTAGGTTTTAACGCCTTCTCGAAATCCTCCACGCGGGCCGAATCCACGAAGGTTGCCGAGGCGCCCATGCGAGGTAGTTTTCTGTTCAGGAAGTTGTAGGTTGCTCCGTACAGCGAGCGCGCCGCCACCACGTGATCGCCCGTCTTGACGTAACCGAGAATCGCCGTTGAAACCGCCGCCATTCCGGAAGCCGTGGCCAGCGCGGCCTCGCCGCCCTCAAGCGCCGCCAGCTTGGATTCCAGCGCATGAATGGTAGGATTGCCGTAGCGCGTGTACATGTAACCGGGCTTCTGCTCGCCATAGACCGCGGCCATCTCGTCCGCATCCGCGGAGACAAAGGTAGTTGACTGGTAGATTGGCGTGTCCAGCGCCCCCGTCGCCGGGCAAGGATCCTCCCCAGCGTGCACGGCCAGCGTAGCGAAATCCAATGGTTTCTCCACCATTCACCTCTTCGGGTTGGGACCTTCGCGACGCCCATCATTATCTTACAAAGGTCCCGCCCAATACTCGGTTAAGCCTATCGTGTCTGCGGCGGGATGGCAAAAGCCCTTTGGCCGGCTCGGATTCACAATGCGTCAGACGGAGGCGTTCCAGGCGTGACCCTCTGGACACCGCTGGCAGAAATGAATAGACTTTTTACTGTTGATATTGATTGATAATCGGGGGTAAACGATGCCGACCTGTCCAGAGTGCGAAGCAATGATCGACATCGATGAGGACCAGCTTGAAGAAGGCCAGACCATCGAGTGCCCGGAGTGCGGATCGGAACTCGAAGTGGTTGGCACGGACCCGGTGGAACTCGACACCTTGAGTCGGGGTGAGGGAGACGACGAAGAAGACGACGAGGATGTTGATATTGATGATAAAGAGGATGCGTAGGACCCAAGGCAGGTCCGGCACATTTCAAACGGGTACAATTTGCCGAAGCCAAAGACGTGTTCCAGCGCTGGCTATCCGGAGTTGCGCCATCGCGCTGACCATCGCAGCGTTGTGGCTGGGGTTTGGCGCAGCCCCATTGACGGCAAAAAAAAAGGGACCTCCCACTTCAAAGACCGTGGTGGGCCAGGTGTTCGATGGCCAGGACAATGGCATTGCAGGCGCGGCAGTGGAAATCACCGATCTGTCAACAAATAAGACGTCTGCCATTTACACCGGGCCCGAGGGGCGATTCACCTTCACAGACCTGAAGCTGACGCAGGATTACCAGCTCAAGGCTCATTACAAGGGCCAATTTTCTGAGGTGCGCAAGGTCAGCTCCTGGGACACTCGCACCGACCTGGTGCTGAACCTCCACATTCCGGCGCCGAGCGAATGACCAATGCTGAGCAAGACTTGCCCACTATCCAATGGACGAAAAATTCACCAGGCAGGCTGGATAATTTAAGGTTGTAGATTGCAAAGTAGGGTTCTTGTCAGGGCCTGACGCTGACCTTCAGCAGCTTTCGTCCGACGCGAAAGGTTACGCAACCGGAATCATGATACTTCGCTGGGCAAAATTCCCAAGTGGGATCCGAAATGCGCTCCCAAGCGGGATCCTCTGACTCACCCACCGTGATTGAAACGGCCCCCTCTTTAATCTTGCGTGCGGCCTCTGCTTTGGACGAGGCCAATTCGTGCATCGCAAGGAACGTGGTGAGTTTAATGGGGATGAAGTATGTCAATGTGGGGACTTCTGCCGGAACTCCCTTCCTCTGAAATTGCGTTTCCCAATCTTTTTGCGCCTGACCGGCGGACTCCGCTCCATGGAAATCGGAAACGATTCGGCTGGCGAGGCGCTTTTTCATTTCCAGCGGATGAGTGGCGCCATCGCTGACCGACTTCTTCAGTCCGGCGATATCCGTGGGCGTCATGTCGGTGAGTAAATCATAGTAGCGCCACATCAGGTCGTCGGAAATGGACATCAGCTTACCGAACATTTCCTGCGGTGCCTCGTTGATGCCCACGTAATTGCCCAGCGATTTCGACATTTTCTGCACGCCGTCGAGCCCCTCGAGGATGGGCATCATCATGATGACCTGGGGTTCCTGGCCGTATTCCTGCTGGATGGTGCGGCCCGCCAGCAGGTTGAACTTCTGGTCCGTCCCGCCCAGTTCGACGTCGGCCCTAAGCGCGACCGAATCGTATGCCATGGCCAAAGGGTAGACCAGTTCCAGCAGCGTGATCGGGTGTCCCTCCTTGAACCGCTTGCTGAAATCGTCGCGCTCCAGCAGGCGGGCGACAGTGTATTTCGATAGCAGGTTCATCCACTCCTGGCTGTGCAGCTTTCCCAGCCAGCGGTTGTTGAAGTCCACCACCGTCTTTTCCGGGTCAAGGATCTTGAACACCTGCTTCTTGTAAGTTTCGGCGTTGGCAGCAATTTCTTCTGGGGTCATCGGCGGCCGCGTGACGTTGCGTCCCGAGGGATCTCCAATAAGGCCCGTAAAGTCGCCGATCAAAAAGATCACCGTGTGGCCAAGGTCCTGAAAATGTTTCAGCTTGCGGATCAGGACAGTGTGGCCGAGGTGGATATCCGGTGCCGTGGGATCGAAACCTGCCTTGACGCGGAGAGGCGTGCCCGCCTTCGCGGCGCGCTCGAGCTTGGTACGAAGGTCTTCAGCGCGGATAGTCTCTTCCGCGCCCTTGGTGAGATAAGCGAGTTGTTCGTTAATCGTCATGCTTTTATTGTCGGGTTTGCCTTCTTGCGCGATGTGCCGGCCTGCGCCCCGTGATCAGGCGGAGAGCGCGCTCCACAACCTCGCTTCGCGAAAGTTTAAGCTCGCGGGCCAGCCAGTCCAGTTGACGCAGTGTCTTCTCATCGGCATAGAAGAAAGTACGGACCTTTTTGTTTTCCATAGTGCACGTCACGGCCCGCGCAGTTCGTTTGCGGTTCACCTCGCCGAAAACACTCGCCGCCCCTCGATTCGGACCCGATCTTCGAGCATCAGGCAAATGGCCTCGGAATAGATGCGGTGTTCTTCCTTCAGGATGCGTGCCGAGAGCGTTTCAACCGTGTCATCGGCGAGCACGGGTACGACGGCCTGGAGAACGATGGGGCCGGTGTCCATGCTTTCATCCACGATGTGGACGGTGCAGCCGGTGAATTTGACGCCATATTCGAGGGCCTGCTTCTGCGCGTCGAGACCCGGAAACGCTGGAAGAAGCGCCGGGTGGATGTTGAGGATGCGCCCGGGAAATGCCCGGACAAAAACCGGGCTGAGGATACGCATAAATCCCGCCAGGCACACCAGGTCCACATGCGCACCTCTGAGGGCGGCGACAACTTCCTGGTCATAGGCTTCGCGATCTTTGCCCTTGGAAGGAATGTAAAGTGTGTTCAATCCCATGCTGCGGGCGGTCTCAAGGCCCGGAGCCTGCTCGCGGTTGCTGATGACCAGAGCGATTTTCGCGGGGATTTTCTCGCATGCCGTGTTGCGCGCGATCACCTCAAAATTCGACCCTCGCCCGGAAAGCAAAATGCCGATGTTCTTCATGGAAGTTTTGCCAAAGAAGTCAACCGCTGAAAAGCAGATTCCTCTCCCGCTCTGCGGGATCGGAATGACGGCGCGCCCTTGAATTGCGCGGTTCCCGAACACTTGCATCACGCTACTCGGCAGATTCGGGAGAACCAGCGAGGTATTTTACCTCAGCCTTGCCGCGAACGACCCTGCCCACCGTCCAAAACTTCTCTTTCTTCCTTCGGAGCGCGCGGGAGACGTCTTCCACGTTCTTATTCGGAACAATCAGGAGCATGCCCAGACCCATATTGAAAGTGCGCAGCATTTCTGGCTGGCGCACCCTTCCGAGGCTGGCAATCATGGTGAAAACTGGAGGGACGGGCCACGATCCCAGATGGATTTCCGCCTGGCAATTTGCGGGAAGGATGCGCGGTGTGTTCTCCGTAATGCCGCCGCCCGTGATGTGGACCAAGCCCGTGAGCCATCCCTTTTGATGCAGCGGCAGGAGCAGCGGCGCGTAACAGCGGTGCGGCGCCAGCAGTTCTTCATCGAGCCTGCGCCCAAGTTTCGGAACGTATTGCGAGAGCCCGATGCCCGCCTGCTCAATCAATACCTTCCGGGCAAGGGAATAGCCATTGGTGTGCAAGCCAAGCGAGAGCAGGCCCAGGATGACGTCACCGGGGCGGATTCGGCTTCCGTCCAGAATTTGGCGCTGTCGCACCCATCCGACAATGCAGCCGGCCAGATCGTATTCATTCTCAGCGTAAAAGCCTGGCATCTGTGCGGTCTCTCCGCCGATGAGAGCGCAGCCCACCTGCCGACAGGCGTCGGAGAGCCCGCGCACGATGCCGGTGACGACTTTCCCGCGAATTTTCCCCGTCGCAAGATAATCCAGGAAGAAGAGCGGCCGCGCGCCGTGGACCGCGATGTCGTTGACCGAATGGAAAACCAGGTCGCGAGCAACGCCCTCATGGCGATTGACGGCGAAAGCGATCTTGAGCTTGGTTCCCACGCCGTCCATGCTGGAGACCAGCACGGCGTCTGAGGGCAAGCCCTTCAGTGAATAGAAGCCGCCAAAGGCCCCGAACCCTCTCAGGACGCGAGGATTGAAGGTCCTGCTGACCAGCTCTTTAATCTGCGATTTGGCGCGGCTCGCCGCAGTGATGTCGACGCCCGCGTCTCGATAGCGCATAAATTGTGCTGGACTCCTTTGGCGGAATCAAAAAAAGAAAATAGAAGGACGGAAACCGTCAGAAGATCTTGCCCATTCTGGACCAGCGCGTTTTGGCGAAAAAATTCCAGAGGATGGAAGCGTCAAATTTCAGCCGGTCTGAGAGCCGGTCGTCAAGCCATTCGCGGGTGGGCGCGTTGTAAGACCAGTAGACAAACAGCGGCTCTCCCACCACATTCTGCACGGGCACGAACCCCCAGAACCGACTGTCCAGAGAATTGTCGCGGTTGTCACCCATCACGAAAAGATGTCCGGCGGGGACGTGAAGCCCATCCTTGTGGATATAATTGGGCATTTCGCGCGCCCAGTGCGGGTCCAGGCCCCACGCCGCCGGAAGCTCGTTGATTTCCTGCAACGGCGGCGGAAAATTGTCGCGAAGCGGGAACATGGCGGACGAGACAAACTGAGCATACGGCTCGTTCAAGAGCTTTCCGTCAACGTAAACCTTCTTGTCCGTGATCCGGACGACATCTCCACCCACGCCGATCACGCGTT
This window of the Terriglobia bacterium genome carries:
- the purM gene encoding phosphoribosylformylglycinamidine cyclo-ligase, translated to MRYRDAGVDITAASRAKSQIKELVSRTFNPRVLRGFGAFGGFYSLKGLPSDAVLVSSMDGVGTKLKIAFAVNRHEGVARDLVFHSVNDIAVHGARPLFFLDYLATGKIRGKVVTGIVRGLSDACRQVGCALIGGETAQMPGFYAENEYDLAGCIVGWVRQRQILDGSRIRPGDVILGLLSLGLHTNGYSLARKVLIEQAGIGLSQYVPKLGRRLDEELLAPHRCYAPLLLPLHQKGWLTGLVHITGGGITENTPRILPANCQAEIHLGSWPVPPVFTMIASLGRVRQPEMLRTFNMGLGMLLIVPNKNVEDVSRALRRKKEKFWTVGRVVRGKAEVKYLAGSPESAE
- the purN gene encoding phosphoribosylglycinamide formyltransferase, translating into MKNIGILLSGRGSNFEVIARNTACEKIPAKIALVISNREQAPGLETARSMGLNTLYIPSKGKDREAYDQEVVAALRGAHVDLVCLAGFMRILSPVFVRAFPGRILNIHPALLPAFPGLDAQKQALEYGVKFTGCTVHIVDESMDTGPIVLQAVVPVLADDTVETLSARILKEEHRIYSEAICLMLEDRVRIEGRRVFSAR
- a CDS encoding type II toxin-antitoxin system HicB family antitoxin, translated to MSKPRYEVILYWSEEDQAFIAEVPELPGCAADGKTYREALASVEVVIQEWIEAARKLGRPIPQPKGRLVFA
- a CDS encoding alpha-L-fucosidase codes for the protein MKIKLLAVAFFCTIPFAAWAQDAHYQPNWASLNQRPIPQWYDQAKFGIFIHWGVYSVPAFADPHAQGGEAYAEWYWNHMHDKNGPTWAFHVRNYGANFQYQDFASQFKARLFNPDQWAELFAESGTKYVVLTSKHHEGFCLWPCPASWNWNSVDVGPHQDLAGELSKAVVAHGLKMGFYYSLYEWYNPLYLQHSPSYVTEHMIPQMKDLVERYHPSVLWTDGEWEQPSSYWHSTDFLAWLFNDSPVKDDVVINDRWGKETRGVDGGFYTSEYGLRHGQQIAYTSVHKWEECQGIGKSFGYNRMETASDYKSTEQLIHLLVDSVSTGGNLLLDIGPTADGRIPVIMQERLLQMGQWLKLNGEAIYNSRPWRQAEEGNVRYTERDGNVYAIVYGWPGSELTLAAPRPGSGATVTLLGLGTELKWHEVDGTMRIQAPQPTAGLIGSPAATYVFKLSGVK
- a CDS encoding PLP-dependent aspartate aminotransferase family protein, giving the protein MVEKPLDFATLAVHAGEDPCPATGALDTPIYQSTTFVSADADEMAAVYGEQKPGYMYTRYGNPTIHALESKLAALEGGEAALATASGMAAVSTAILGYVKTGDHVVAARSLYGATYNFLNRKLPRMGASATFVDSARVEDFEKALKPNTRLIYFETPSNPVLEVVDIAAVAALGLARGIPTMLDNTFASPALQQPLRMGATVSVHSATKYLCGHGDAMGGAIIGPRDYISLLVHEVIRDFGGVISPFNAWLILRGIRTLHLRMPAHCSNARQIAEFLAAHRNVEHVYYPGLPHHRGHEVAKKQMSDFGAMISFEAKGGYEGGKQVMDRVKLFARAASLGDTRSLILHPASTSHRAVPPEDRRAIGITDGLVRLSVGIEAAADLIADLDQALQF
- a CDS encoding type II toxin-antitoxin system HicA family toxin, which translates into the protein MAAKKTLEKILRGTSDANIFFDDLRRVLQGLGFSERIRGSHHIFSRDGVDEILNLQPRGNKAKPYQVKQVRHVILKYRMGGELNVKTEV
- the lepB gene encoding signal peptidase I, with product METSEPLNAGEQTQNLPEQISAPPQRASRHDGLWETVRSLLIVLVGVFCIRTFVAEATVIPTGSMESTILIGDHVFLNKLLYGPQLPYTDVRFPRLAPIHRGDIVAFHYPVNPTQMFVKRVIGVGGDVVRITDKKVYVDGKLLNEPYAQFVSSAMFPLRDNFPPPLQEINELPAAWGLDPHWAREMPNYIHKDGLHVPAGHLFVMGDNRDNSLDSRFWGFVPVQNVVGEPLFVYWSYNAPTREWLDDRLSDRLKFDASILWNFFAKTRWSRMGKIF
- the tyrS gene encoding tyrosine--tRNA ligase, whose product is MTINEQLAYLTKGAEETIRAEDLRTKLERAAKAGTPLRVKAGFDPTAPDIHLGHTVLIRKLKHFQDLGHTVIFLIGDFTGLIGDPSGRNVTRPPMTPEEIAANAETYKKQVFKILDPEKTVVDFNNRWLGKLHSQEWMNLLSKYTVARLLERDDFSKRFKEGHPITLLELVYPLAMAYDSVALRADVELGGTDQKFNLLAGRTIQQEYGQEPQVIMMMPILEGLDGVQKMSKSLGNYVGINEAPQEMFGKLMSISDDLMWRYYDLLTDMTPTDIAGLKKSVSDGATHPLEMKKRLASRIVSDFHGAESAGQAQKDWETQFQRKGVPAEVPTLTYFIPIKLTTFLAMHELASSKAEAARKIKEGAVSITVGESEDPAWERISDPTWEFCPAKYHDSGCVTFRVGRKLLKVSVRP
- a CDS encoding carboxypeptidase-like regulatory domain-containing protein, whose protein sequence is MTAKKKGPPTSKTVVGQVFDGQDNGIAGAAVEITDLSTNKTSAIYTGPEGRFTFTDLKLTQDYQLKAHYKGQFSEVRKVSSWDTRTDLVLNLHIPAPSE
- a CDS encoding energy transducer TonB, which codes for MKHVQRSIFPLFILAFARHAPRAMLPLLILAVAAPLRAADRQLIASLLEKAYKGQNMVLRTSNSGTMLRYSADGRLIKGGQPGPWTLDADIQCTGVELKRNDLVIKGKRLYFVYDKKLQALRPYFGPDIDVEIAIGHDSPSISALQQAIGKVFVTGSENSVLLVPDYWKDYLLHHPEESPKPVQQQMSAIPASTQKPVGESSKQALPKSPIFQVGAFTNPEKTRKVTAPVVTYKPEPPFTPEARMAHIEGWVVLSIVIDATGHVTVESIIRPLGMGLDDIAAQTLQTWRFKPSIVDGKPVPVRVLVQVGFGTH